Within the Acidimicrobiia bacterium genome, the region CCCGGCAGTCGATGGGGACCCGCCGCATCTCGGTGGACGGGAGCCGCAGGGTGGCGAAATCGCCTTCCTTGGCCACGAGCTGGATGGCAGCGCCGGCGCCGCGACCGAGCTTGGCGCCGGCGCCCGGCTTCAGCTCGACGTTGTGGACGGTGGTGCCGACGGGGATGAACCGCAGCGGCATCGCGTTGCCGGGGCGGATCTCGGCGCCGCGGCCGCTCTCGAGGAGGTCGCCGACGGCCACGTGGGCGGGGGCGACGATGTAGCGCTTCTCGCCGTCGCGGTAGTGGAGCAGCGCGATGCGGGCGTTGCGGTTGGGGTCGTACTCGATGGCCGCGACCTTGGCCGGGACACCGTCCTTGTCGCGTTTGAAGTCGATGACGCGGTACTTCTGCTTGTGACCGCCTCCCCGGTGTCGGGCGGTCATCCGTCCGGCGGCGTTGCGACCCCCGGTCTTGCGCTTCGGGCGCGTCAGCGACTTCTGGGGACGGTCGCGGGTGACCTCGGCGAAGTCGGAGACGGTCTGGAACCTGCGTCCCGGGCTGGTGGGCTTGCGCTTGCGGATCGGCACGTCAGCCCCCGAAGATCTCGATCTGGTCGCCCGGAGCGAGGGACACGACCGCCCGCTTCTGGGCCGAGCGGGTACCCCACGTCCCGGTGCGTCGGTTCTGCTTGCGCTTCCCCGACCGGTTCAGGGTGTTCACGTTGGTCACCGTCACGTTGAAGATCGCCTCGACGGCTCGCTTGATCTCGATCTTGTTGGCGTCGCCGGCGACGACGAACGTGTAGACGCCGGCGTCGTAGTGGGCGTACGCCTTCTCGGAGACCACGGGGCGGATGATGACGGTGCGCGGGTCCCGGCTCATGCCGGCTCGCTCTCCGGCTCGGGGGCCGCGGGCGCGAGCCTCGCCACGGCGGCGTCGAGGGTGGCCCGGCTGAACACCAGCCAGTCGTTGACGACGATGTCGTGCGCGTTCAGCTCTTCGGGCAGCACGATCTGGACCTGGTGCTTGAGATTGCGAAACGACCTCCAGACCGCGTCCTCGGACCGGTCGAGCACGAGGAGCACCCGCGGGGGCCGCTCGCCGGCCGGGCGGAGCCCGAGTCCGTCGAGCACCTCGAGGGCGCGGGCGGTCTTCGGCTCCTCGATCCCCCAGGCGTCGACCACCTTCACGCGGTGCTCGGCGGCCCGGTCGGACAACGCCGAGCGCAGGGCGAGCCGCACCATCTTCTTCGGCGTCCGCTGGGCGTAGTCCCGCGGCTTCGGCCCGTGCGCCACGCCGCCCCCTCGCCACTGGGGGGCCCGGATGGAGCCCTGGCGCGCCCGCCCGGTCCCCTTCTGGCGCCACGGCTTGGCCCCCCCGCCGGAAACCTCCGAGCGGGTCTTCGTGGCGTGGGTGCCAGCCCGGCGGTGCGCGAGCTGGGCCGTGACCACCTGGTGGAGGACAGCAACGTTCGGGACGATCCCGAAGAGCGACTCGGGCAGCTCGACGCTGCCGGCCTTCGCGCCCGACACCGAGGTGACGTCGAGGTTCATGTGCGCTCCGCCGGGACGGCGTCAGACCGGGGCGGCGATGCCGGCGGGCCCTTCACGGCGTTGCGGACGAAGACCAGGCCGCCGGCCGGGCCCGGCACCGACCCCTTCAGGAGCAGGAGGCCCCGCTCGGCGTCGCCCTCGACGACCTCGAGGTTGAGGGTC harbors:
- the rplB gene encoding 50S ribosomal protein L2 — protein: MPIRKRKPTSPGRRFQTVSDFAEVTRDRPQKSLTRPKRKTGGRNAAGRMTARHRGGGHKQKYRVIDFKRDKDGVPAKVAAIEYDPNRNARIALLHYRDGEKRYIVAPAHVAVGDLLESGRGAEIRPGNAMPLRFIPVGTTVHNVELKPGAGAKLGRGAGAAIQLVAKEGDFATLRLPSTEMRRVPIDCRGTVGAVGNAEATLVKLGKAGRNRWRGKRPHTRGVAMNPVDHPLGGGEGKSSGGRHPVSPWGKPEGRTRRKGKKSDQLIVRRRRSRGARR
- the rplW gene encoding 50S ribosomal protein L23, with protein sequence MSRDPRTVIIRPVVSEKAYAHYDAGVYTFVVAGDANKIEIKRAVEAIFNVTVTNVNTLNRSGKRKQNRRTGTWGTRSAQKRAVVSLAPGDQIEIFGG
- the rplD gene encoding 50S ribosomal protein L4, producing the protein MNLDVTSVSGAKAGSVELPESLFGIVPNVAVLHQVVTAQLAHRRAGTHATKTRSEVSGGGAKPWRQKGTGRARQGSIRAPQWRGGGVAHGPKPRDYAQRTPKKMVRLALRSALSDRAAEHRVKVVDAWGIEEPKTARALEVLDGLGLRPAGERPPRVLLVLDRSEDAVWRSFRNLKHQVQIVLPEELNAHDIVVNDWLVFSRATLDAAVARLAPAAPEPESEPA